The window TGAAAATGACATCTTCCATATTTCTGTTAACTTGGAAATGTGCTCCTATGTCATTTGGTGATTCGAAAAAACATAGCCCAACTAACATCAGATTGGTTTTTCTGGATAGGGGTAAAgaagttaaatatttatatggCTGTGATGGGTACTGCCCTGTGAATTCCACTGTAACTTTATAATTTGCCATTACCTTAGAGCCTTACCAAGTATTTCTGCCTTCTGGACACGAAAGAGACAAACTCTTCTATTGTTTGCAATTACCCtcataaaaatttgaaagtaagcaaagcaagcaaaaaaaaaaaaaaaaaaattttttctttcctctcaggaCAGGTTTGCCTTCTGCTTAACAAAATTAGGTTTGCACTTTCCCAGTGGTATGAAGTCAGTGCCCTGCAGGTCCCCACTCAGGCCTGTGGCTGACTCTGCAGCCGTCTGCCCCAAGCGGAGTGTTTTCTCTTCGAAATGGCAGTGCTAGGCAGTAGCGAGAAGATCCTAAGCAGGCAAGCCCTTCTTTTCTGTTCCACTCTGGGTGTCAGTGAAAATAGTCTCTCATCCCCTTCTGTCCtgcctgggggatgggatggtggTTCACTTCTACCAGAGCTTTCGCTTAAGACACACTCTCACATTTTCCCGTAGTCTTTGTGGTCAGTACCTTAGCAACCCAGTCACTAAAAACAAAAGGAGCAGTGCTGCAGGAAAAGAGACTGCTAAGATTTGGGGCCAGGTACACTGGCCCCATTTGAGAGCCAGGACACTGAGTGGAAGGGAAATTATTCCCTGTTTTATAGAGTCTCATCCTGAGGACAGTTAAACAGTCCAGACAGGTCATTGGGTGAGACCAATTTCCCGGTTTGTTTATTTGAGCCTGAGTGTTTTTCACATACAGCAGCAGGTCACAGTCCTGCTACACTGCTATCCCACCTCTGTGGAGAGCACTCCCTTTTATTATTGCTTCTCTAGGCTTTCCTAACCCTGTCTTTATCGGGTTGCTCTGGGGTCCCTCTCAGGGGGGCACGGGCAGTGTCAGTCATCACTTTTGACTTCGTCTTATGCAGGCCTTTGGCTTTATGTCCCGAGTTGCCCTACAAGCAGAGAAGATGAATCACCACCCGGAATGGTTCAATGTGTACAACAAGGTAACTGAATTGCCTTATTTTGGGATCACCTTAATTTTGGAGTTAAGAAACTTCTTTCTTACTTGCTTGTCATCCTGTGCAGCTAAGTGTCATTCATTGTGCTTAGGAAAATACTCTCTTATTCTTTCTCTCAGAATCCCTGTGTATTATTGCAAATTAGTAACAAATTTCAGATTACTCAAAAGAACAATGACTAAGTTCCTTATTTTCATGCTTGTCTTCTACTGAAACTATGAAAAACAGGCCAAATTAGACTCCTGAATTAAGCTTGAATATCAGTCATGtagataacattttttaaaccCTCTTAAGGTAAATTATTGAAAGAAATGGTAGCAAATCAgaaagatatgtttttttttaatctcattgaaATCAATTTGTTCAAGTAAATTCTCTATTCTCAATTGGAACTGATTTTCGTAACAGCAGGGGGCACAGTGAGAAGACTCATGCTTGCCCCCGAAGTATCCTTACCTTCATGGTTATGCCATGTGAAATTTCTTATCGTCTGCTTTCTGTGAGGTTCTATAGTCTCTTGAaagtcctctttaaaaaaataaaatttcatatttttgtgaTTTATTGCAGTAATTCAGAGGATGCAGGTACCAGCATAAGCTTTTATTTCCTAGTTGCCTTTCTTTACCCATAATTTTGCTTTTGCTTACTAATTGGTTTGTCAAGAGGCAACAGTCTGTTCTTCCACTGCCCTCCCCAACTTCTCTAATTTGgaaatgggcttttttttttaacatggttgCTAAGGTATTACATTTGATAGCTTAGTTTTTCTCAGTGGCCTGAAAAGAGTGTAATTAAAGTAATGGGAGTTAAAATGGAacttcaatctctctctctctcttttcccccaAGAGTCAAGATTTGAGATTCTGGCAGCTCATTTGCCCTTATGAGAGAACCTTTTTATCCCTGGGTGGCTGCTGAGCTCAGCCTGGAGTTTACTGGGTTTTGGAAATGCATTGCTTATTCATAATGTAGTATTTTCTAAATCATTTAATCTCCCCAGTTCTCAAAGATAAATACTGAGTAATAGATTGATTTCTGAACCACCAAAGGAGAgtaccatgaattgcagctcagggttttaaaaactgtttctctttttcttaggtCCAGATAACGCTCACATCGCATGACTG is drawn from Bos mutus isolate GX-2022 chromosome 7, NWIPB_WYAK_1.1, whole genome shotgun sequence and contains these coding sequences:
- the PCBD2 gene encoding pterin-4-alpha-carbinolamine dehydratase 2 isoform X4 — its product is MSRVALQAEKMNHHPEWFNVYNKVQITLTSHDCGGLTKRDVKLAKFIEKAAASV